A genomic window from Gossypium hirsutum isolate 1008001.06 chromosome D10, Gossypium_hirsutum_v2.1, whole genome shotgun sequence includes:
- the LOC107913154 gene encoding peroxisome biogenesis protein 7, protein MPFFKTPFNGYSVRFSPFYESRLAVATAQNFGILGNGRVHVIDLSPNAPIINELIAYDTADGVYDVAWSESHDSVLVAAVADGSIKVYDTALPPHSNPLRSLKEHAREVHGLDYNPTRRDSFLSASWDDSVKLWTLDRPASLRTFREHAYCVYSVAWNPKHADVFASASGDCTVRIWDVREPGSTMIIPGHEHEILSCDWNKYDECLLASASVDKSIKIWDVRNYRVPVSVLNGHGYAVRKIKFSPHRRNLIVSCSYDMTVCLWDFMIEDALVGRYDHHTEFAVGVDLSVLVDGLMASTGWDELVYVWQQGMDPRAA, encoded by the coding sequence ATGCCCTTTTTCAAAACTCCGTTCAACGGCTACTCCGTTAGGTTCTCCCCCTTTTACGAGTCCCGTTTAGCCGTAGCCACCGCCCAGAATTTCGGCATATTAGGGAACGGCCGTGTCCACGTCATCGACCTCTCTCCGAACGCCCCTATCATCAACGAACTCATCGCCTACGACACCGCCGATGGTGTCTACGATGTAGCCTGGTCCGAATCGCATGATTCCGTCCTCGTCGCTGCCGTCGCCGACGGATCTATCAAAGTCTACGACACTGCCCTCCCTCCTCACTCCAACCCTCTCCGCTCCCTCAAAGAACACGCCCGTGAAGTCCACGGTCTCGATTACAACCCAACGCGGCGCGACTCGTTCCTCTCCGCTTCCTGGGACGATTCCGTCAAGCTCTGGACCCTCGACCGCCCTGCTTCCCTTCGCACTTTCCGTGAACACGCGTATTGCGTGTATTCCGTCGCGTGGAATCCTAAACATGCTGACGTTTTCGCCTCTGCGTCCGGTGACTGTACAGTAAGAATCTGGGACGTTAGGGAACCCGGTTCAACGATGATAATCCCGGGTCACGAACACGAAATATTGTCGTGTGATTGGAATAAATATGATGAATGCCTGCTTGCTAGTGCAAGTGTAGATAAGAGTATTAAAATTTGGGATGTAAGAAACTATAGGGTCCCGGTTTCGGTCCTTAATGGCCATGGCTATGCTGTTAGGAAAATTAAGTTTTCACCGCATAGGAGGAATTTGATTGTGTCTTGTTCGTATGATATGACCGTTTGTTTGTGGGATTTTATGATAGAAGATGCACTTGTTGGAAGGTATGATCATCATACCGAGTTTGCTGTTGGGGTCGATCTCAGTGTTCTTGTTGATGGGCTTATGGCCAGTACTGGATGGGATGAGCTTGTTTACGTTTGGCAGCAGGGGATGGACCCCAGAGCAGCTTAG